From the genome of Acidobacteriota bacterium:
ACGGTCAGCGAAGAGGTGATTTCGAAGATCCGCGGAAAGTCGTCAGTCAACTAGGTTCGGAGGGAGATATGGCCAAGGAGAAATTTGATCGCAGCAAACCGCATGTCAACATCGGGACGATCGGACACATCGATCACGGCAAGACGACCTTGACCGCGGCGATCACGATAGTGATGAACAAGCTGGATCCGAAG
Proteins encoded in this window:
- the tuf gene encoding elongation factor Tu (EF-Tu; promotes GTP-dependent binding of aminoacyl-tRNA to the A-site of ribosomes during protein biosynthesis; when the tRNA anticodon matches the mRNA codon, GTP hydrolysis results; the inactive EF-Tu-GDP leaves the ribosome and release of GDP is promoted by elongation factor Ts; many prokaryotes have two copies of the gene encoding EF-Tu); this encodes MAKEKFDRSKPHVNIGTIGHIDHGKTTLTAAITIVMNKLDPK